One Streptomyces sp. R28 DNA window includes the following coding sequences:
- a CDS encoding carbohydrate ABC transporter permease, which produces MTKRASDVSVSPPRRRSKYTLAPLVLIAANVVLFSLFFVWPAVIGLLYSFTNYTGVGVFQWVGLDNYHNLFGDSTFYDALTRTLLYTVLFVPLNFVVSLLAANLVVSKHAKGGSVARVVFFIPWLLSPIVVGVLWRWMFGENFGLVNYVIEKFGGDAVPWQSNADLSLLVVVMAAAWAWTGFTMLLFIAAIKNVPVSYYEAASLDGAGPWRQFFSITLPSIAPTSFIVILLNTINAMKEYPVFVALNNGGPGTSNNLLVQYIYETGFKRGQIGYASAASFVLMLILMAVAVVQLMVNRRVENR; this is translated from the coding sequence ATGACAAAACGCGCCTCGGACGTGTCCGTGAGCCCGCCCAGGAGACGCAGCAAGTACACCCTTGCGCCGCTCGTCCTCATCGCGGCCAACGTCGTGCTCTTCTCGCTGTTCTTCGTCTGGCCGGCGGTGATCGGGCTCCTCTACTCCTTCACGAACTACACGGGCGTGGGGGTGTTCCAGTGGGTCGGGCTGGACAACTACCACAACCTGTTCGGGGACTCCACGTTCTACGACGCGCTGACCAGGACGCTGCTTTACACCGTCCTCTTCGTCCCGCTGAACTTCGTGGTCTCGCTGCTCGCCGCCAACCTGGTGGTGAGCAAGCACGCCAAGGGCGGGTCGGTCGCCCGCGTCGTCTTCTTCATCCCATGGCTGCTGTCGCCCATCGTCGTGGGTGTCCTGTGGCGGTGGATGTTCGGCGAGAACTTCGGACTGGTCAACTACGTCATCGAGAAGTTCGGCGGAGACGCCGTTCCGTGGCAGTCGAACGCGGACCTCTCGTTGCTCGTGGTGGTGATGGCGGCGGCCTGGGCCTGGACGGGTTTCACGATGCTGCTGTTCATCGCGGCGATCAAGAACGTACCGGTGTCGTACTACGAGGCCGCCTCGCTCGACGGCGCCGGCCCCTGGCGCCAGTTCTTCAGCATCACGCTGCCGAGCATCGCGCCCACCTCGTTCATCGTCATCCTGCTCAACACGATCAACGCCATGAAGGAGTACCCGGTGTTCGTCGCCCTCAACAACGGCGGACCCGGCACGTCGAACAACCTGCTCGTCCAGTACATCTACGAGACCGGCTTCAAACGGGGCCAGATCGGCTACGCGAGCGCCGCGTCATTCGTGCTCATGCTCATCCTGATGGCCGTCGCGGTCGTCCAGCTGATGGTCAACCGGCGGGTGGAGAACCGATGA
- a CDS encoding carbohydrate ABC transporter permease, with product MTTTDIPRPADVDSGRRVSKKRPRKTATGGLRQAVSATTLLWIMACLYGFPVLWFVLSSFKPASDLFSYPLTLVPHNPTLSGFKAAWDSANFSQYFINTAIVCVITTVLTVGVSCCTGYALAKYDNRWLKAFFLCILATTMLPGEVMLAPEFLVVRNLGLYNSFAGIILPAVLTATGCFMFRQFFLTVPDELVEAARIDGAKELSIFLRIMVPISRPIMLTLAILSFQWRWNDYIWPLLMLNDPNKFTVQIGIQSIVGAQNINWSVLLGASVISMIPLIAIFLVFQRYVMGADINAGLKD from the coding sequence ATGACAACCACAGACATCCCGCGCCCGGCCGACGTCGACTCCGGACGGCGAGTCTCCAAGAAGCGGCCCCGCAAGACGGCCACCGGTGGACTCCGGCAGGCGGTGTCCGCGACGACACTGCTGTGGATCATGGCGTGCCTGTACGGGTTCCCGGTGCTGTGGTTCGTCCTCAGCTCCTTCAAGCCGGCCAGCGACCTGTTCTCCTATCCGCTGACGCTGGTCCCGCACAACCCCACCCTGTCGGGATTCAAGGCAGCGTGGGACAGCGCCAACTTCTCCCAGTACTTCATCAACACGGCCATCGTGTGCGTGATCACGACGGTCCTCACGGTGGGAGTCAGCTGCTGCACCGGGTACGCGCTGGCCAAGTACGACAACCGATGGCTCAAGGCGTTCTTCCTCTGCATCTTGGCCACCACGATGCTGCCGGGCGAGGTCATGCTCGCCCCGGAGTTCCTGGTGGTCCGCAACCTCGGCCTCTACAACTCGTTCGCCGGTATCATCCTCCCGGCCGTGCTCACCGCGACCGGATGCTTCATGTTCCGCCAGTTCTTCCTGACGGTTCCCGACGAACTCGTGGAAGCCGCACGCATTGACGGTGCCAAGGAGCTGTCGATCTTTCTGCGGATCATGGTGCCGATCTCCCGGCCCATCATGCTGACCCTCGCCATCCTGTCCTTCCAGTGGCGGTGGAACGACTACATCTGGCCGCTCCTGATGCTCAACGACCCCAACAAGTTCACCGTGCAGATCGGCATCCAGAGCATCGTCGGCGCGCAGAACATCAACTGGTCGGTCCTGCTCGGCGCATCGGTCATCTCCATGATCCCGCTGATCGCCATCTTCCTGGTCTTCCAGCGCTACGTCATGGGCGCCGACATCAATGCCGGACTGAAGGACTGA
- a CDS encoding nucleoside/nucleotide kinase family protein, with the protein MALTFDDLRTRARSLPRDGRRAVLGIAGSPGAGKTTLAERLVRELNGAGDPWVAHVPMDGFHLADMELDRLGRRDRKGAPDTFDAAGYAALLRRLHEEAGGDTVYAPGFERVLEQPIAGAVPVEPTARLVVTEGNYLLLDTGAWARVRPQLDEVWFCELDEPERIRRLVARHEEFGKPHEQAVAWVLGSDQRNAELVAATRGRADLVVPGSAFRLPQEPSAARAGA; encoded by the coding sequence GTGGCCCTGACCTTCGACGATCTCCGCACGCGCGCCCGGTCCCTCCCCCGCGACGGCCGCCGTGCCGTCCTCGGCATCGCGGGCAGCCCCGGTGCGGGCAAGACGACGCTCGCCGAGCGCCTGGTGCGGGAGCTGAACGGGGCCGGGGATCCCTGGGTCGCGCATGTGCCGATGGACGGCTTCCACCTCGCCGACATGGAGCTGGACCGGCTCGGGCGCCGGGACCGCAAGGGGGCGCCCGACACGTTCGACGCGGCGGGGTACGCGGCACTGCTGCGGCGCCTGCACGAGGAGGCCGGCGGCGACACCGTGTACGCGCCCGGCTTCGAGCGGGTCCTGGAGCAGCCGATCGCGGGGGCCGTTCCGGTGGAGCCGACGGCCCGGCTGGTGGTGACCGAGGGCAACTATCTGCTGCTGGACACGGGAGCGTGGGCGCGGGTGCGGCCGCAGCTGGACGAGGTGTGGTTCTGCGAGCTCGACGAACCGGAGCGGATCCGGCGGCTGGTCGCCCGGCACGAGGAGTTCGGCAAGCCGCACGAGCAGGCGGTGGCGTGGGTGCTGGGCTCGGACCAGCGCAACGCGGAGCTGGTCGCCGCGACCCGGGGCAGGGCCGACCTGGTCGTGCCGGGCTCGGCGTTCCGCCTCCCCCAGGAGCCGTCGGCCGCGCGGGCGGGGGCCTGA